A section of the Bacillus sp. HSf4 genome encodes:
- a CDS encoding PhoH family protein produces MTEHLLAINQQLESPNEAQALFGNQDSHLKMMEEELNVSIVTRGETVYVAGDENTFQIVDSLLASLLNLIRKGIEISERDVIYAIKMAKKHKLEFFESMYEEEITKNAKGKPIRVKTIGQREYITAMKKHDLIFGIGPAGTGKTYLAVVKAVHELKNGRIKKIILTRPAVEAGESLGFLPGDLKEKVDPYLRPLYDALHDVLGTDHTARLLERGTIEIAPLAYMRGRTLDDAFVILDEAQNTTPAQMKMFLTRLGFGSKMVITGDITQIDLPKGVKSGLAVAKSMLLDIEGISFVELDQTDVVRHPLVARIIEAYEQTK; encoded by the coding sequence ATGACAGAACACTTACTTGCGATTAATCAGCAATTGGAAAGTCCGAATGAAGCTCAGGCGCTGTTTGGAAATCAGGATTCGCATCTAAAAATGATGGAGGAAGAGCTGAACGTCTCGATTGTTACACGGGGTGAAACCGTTTATGTAGCCGGTGACGAGAACACGTTTCAAATCGTTGACAGCCTGCTCGCGTCCCTCTTGAATCTGATCCGCAAAGGAATTGAGATTTCTGAACGGGATGTCATCTATGCGATCAAGATGGCGAAAAAGCACAAGCTTGAGTTTTTTGAAAGTATGTATGAAGAGGAAATTACGAAAAATGCCAAAGGGAAGCCGATCAGAGTCAAAACCATCGGGCAAAGAGAGTATATCACGGCAATGAAAAAGCACGATTTAATCTTTGGCATCGGTCCCGCCGGAACGGGAAAAACCTATTTGGCGGTCGTAAAAGCCGTTCATGAACTGAAAAACGGACGCATAAAAAAAATCATCTTGACGAGGCCGGCCGTTGAAGCAGGAGAAAGCCTCGGCTTTTTGCCCGGTGATCTGAAAGAAAAGGTCGACCCTTATTTAAGGCCTTTGTATGACGCCCTCCACGATGTGCTCGGAACGGACCATACAGCGAGGCTCCTTGAAAGGGGAACCATTGAAATCGCGCCGCTCGCTTATATGAGGGGCCGGACGCTTGACGATGCCTTTGTCATTTTGGACGAAGCGCAAAACACGACGCCTGCACAAATGAAAATGTTTTTGACGAGATTGGGTTTTGGTTCTAAAATGGTCATTACAGGCGATATTACGCAAATCGATTTGCCAAAGGGAGTCAAGTCAGGACTTGCCGTCGCGAAAAGCATGCTCCTTGATATCGAAGGAATTTCATTCGTTGAACTGGATCAGACAGATGTGGTCAGACATCCGCTTGTCGCCCGAATTATCGAAGCATACGAACAGACAAAATAA
- the yqfD gene encoding sporulation protein YqfD: MKNKWLSFFSGKIQLEVTGMGIERLLNECTRRGIPMFNVKKKKDSVFLYILLSDVHAFRKVIRTFDCKCRFLKRKGLPFIIRQSMRNSGFTLGIAAFFIIMFLLSNMLWKIDISGANPETEHQIRQHLDQIGVKKGRFQFTMLTPENIQQSLTKSVENITWVGIELNGTALHMKVVEKNEPDKEKYIGPRHIIAKKEATISKMFVEKGEPLVTVNQHVEKGEMLVSGLIGTEDEKQKVGAKGKIYGETWYKSKVTVPLETSFDVFTGKVRTKHKLSIGSLSVPFWGFAFKKEELLRPKTEVEKHSLHFMNFKLPIAYEKETTRESEQVKRVYTKKEAVQEGIKMGKRDVRKKIGEDGDIINEKVLHETSENGKVKLIILYQVIEDIVQTTPIVQETKE; this comes from the coding sequence GTGAAGAATAAATGGCTTTCTTTTTTCTCAGGAAAGATTCAGCTTGAAGTGACGGGAATGGGAATCGAACGTTTATTAAATGAGTGCACAAGGCGCGGCATCCCGATGTTTAATGTGAAAAAAAAGAAAGACTCTGTCTTTCTTTATATTCTGCTTTCCGATGTACATGCCTTTCGAAAAGTCATCAGGACCTTTGACTGCAAATGCCGTTTTTTAAAACGGAAAGGCCTGCCTTTCATCATCAGGCAATCGATGCGAAACAGCGGGTTTACTTTGGGGATCGCAGCTTTTTTTATCATCATGTTCCTCCTTTCCAATATGCTGTGGAAGATTGACATTTCCGGCGCCAATCCGGAAACAGAGCACCAAATCAGGCAGCACCTTGACCAGATCGGAGTGAAAAAAGGCCGCTTTCAATTCACCATGTTGACCCCGGAGAACATTCAGCAGTCGCTGACAAAGAGCGTTGAAAATATTACTTGGGTCGGCATCGAATTAAACGGGACAGCCCTTCACATGAAAGTGGTGGAGAAAAATGAGCCTGATAAGGAAAAATACATCGGTCCAAGGCATATCATCGCCAAAAAAGAAGCGACCATCTCCAAGATGTTTGTTGAAAAAGGAGAGCCGCTCGTTACGGTGAATCAGCATGTTGAAAAAGGGGAGATGCTCGTTTCAGGGCTGATCGGAACAGAGGATGAGAAGCAAAAGGTCGGCGCCAAAGGCAAAATTTACGGTGAAACATGGTACAAGTCTAAAGTGACGGTGCCGCTTGAGACATCATTTGATGTTTTTACGGGTAAAGTAAGGACAAAGCACAAGCTCTCCATCGGTTCACTTTCCGTTCCTTTTTGGGGATTTGCATTCAAAAAAGAAGAGCTTTTGCGTCCGAAGACCGAAGTCGAAAAACATTCGCTTCACTTCATGAACTTTAAGCTTCCCATCGCTTATGAAAAAGAAACGACGCGGGAAAGCGAACAGGTCAAAAGGGTGTATACCAAAAAAGAAGCGGTTCAGGAAGGCATCAAAATGGGAAAAAGGGACGTCCGGAAAAAAATTGGCGAAGATGGGGACATTATCAATGAAAAAGTTTTGCACGAAACGAGTGAGAATGGTAAAGTTAAATTGATCATCCTTTACCAGGTTATTGAAGACATTGTTCAAACAACACCAATCGTTCAGGAGACTAAAGAATGA
- the yqfC gene encoding sporulation protein YqfC yields the protein MAQKKNRFKAWLTRTLEIPPDVMMDLPRMTMIGRLHIYIENHRGLLLFSDREVRLLLKQGQCIIQGKDFVIKTILPEEILLEGTIELVRYIDS from the coding sequence ATGGCGCAAAAGAAAAATCGATTTAAAGCGTGGCTGACAAGAACATTGGAAATTCCCCCTGATGTCATGATGGATCTTCCGCGAATGACGATGATAGGGAGACTTCACATATATATCGAGAATCATAGAGGGCTTTTGCTTTTCAGCGACCGTGAAGTAAGGCTGCTGCTGAAGCAGGGGCAGTGCATCATCCAGGGCAAGGACTTTGTCATTAAAACGATCCTGCCTGAGGAAATTTTGCTTGAAGGCACGATAGAGCTCGTCCGCTATATCGATTCATAA
- the floA gene encoding flotillin-like protein FloA (flotillin-like protein involved in membrane lipid rafts), whose translation MDPSTLLLLVIIAAGIILLAVFFTFVPVMLWISALAAGVKISIFTLIGMRLRRVIPNRVVNPLIKAHKAGLDVAINQLESHYLAGGNVDRVVNALIAAQRANIELTFARCAAIDLAGRDVLEAVQMSVNPKVIETPFIAGVAMDGIEVKAKARITVRANIDRLVGGAGEETIIARVGEGIVSTIGSSDNHKKVLENPDMISQTVLSKGLDSGTAFEILSIDIADVDIGKNIGAILQTDQAEADKNIAQAKAEERRAMAVAQEQEMRARVEEMRAKVVEAEAEVPLAMSEALRSGKIGVMDYLNMKNIDADTDMRDSFGKMTKDQNEDDHK comes from the coding sequence ATGGATCCGTCAACTCTATTACTTTTGGTTATCATTGCAGCCGGCATCATTTTATTAGCTGTCTTCTTTACATTTGTTCCGGTGATGCTGTGGATCTCGGCCTTGGCCGCAGGCGTCAAAATCAGCATTTTTACACTGATCGGTATGAGGCTCCGCCGCGTCATTCCAAACCGCGTCGTCAATCCTTTGATCAAAGCGCACAAAGCGGGACTGGATGTAGCCATCAACCAGCTTGAAAGCCACTACTTGGCCGGGGGGAACGTCGACCGCGTTGTCAATGCGCTGATCGCCGCCCAACGCGCTAACATTGAATTGACATTTGCCAGATGTGCGGCCATTGATTTGGCTGGACGCGATGTGCTTGAAGCCGTTCAAATGAGCGTTAATCCGAAGGTTATTGAAACACCGTTTATCGCGGGTGTTGCGATGGATGGAATCGAAGTGAAGGCGAAAGCGAGAATTACCGTTCGTGCAAATATTGACCGCCTTGTCGGGGGTGCAGGCGAAGAGACAATCATCGCCCGTGTAGGTGAAGGGATTGTTTCGACGATCGGTTCGTCTGACAATCATAAAAAGGTGCTTGAAAATCCGGATATGATTTCACAAACGGTCTTGAGCAAAGGTTTGGATTCAGGCACGGCTTTTGAAATTCTGTCGATCGATATCGCTGACGTGGACATCGGCAAAAACATCGGCGCCATTCTTCAAACAGACCAGGCTGAAGCCGATAAAAACATCGCTCAGGCCAAAGCGGAAGAACGCCGCGCCATGGCGGTTGCCCAAGAACAGGAAATGCGGGCCCGCGTCGAAGAAATGCGCGCCAAAGTGGTCGAGGCGGAAGCGGAAGTTCCGCTTGCGATGTCCGAAGCATTGCGCAGCGGAAAAATCGGGGTCATGGATTATCTCAATATGAAAAACATCGATGCCGACACAGATATGCGTGATTCCTTTGGTAAAATGACGAAAGACCAAAATGAAGACGATCATAAATAA